In the genome of Calditrichota bacterium, the window TTTTCTGGCCGGGGTGGTTTTGGCCGGGAATCCGAAACAATCAATTGTTTTGCAGAACAATTTTTGGGGAAAGCCCTTTCTGAGCGAACGAGCAGCCGTCTCAGAGAATAGAGCGCTTTCCGGTTTTCAGGAAACAACCAAGACGGTAGAACTTCACAAATCCCCCAAAAAGGCGTTGCTTTTCTCGGCGCTTTTGCCGGGCGCAGGTGAATTTTATGCGGAATCCTACTGGAAATCGGCACTCTTTGCGGGGATTGAAGTGGGTTCGTGGGTCGCGTACGCGCATTATCAAAAGAAGGGAGTCAATCTGGAAAGCGACTTTAAGCGCTACGCCGATCAGAATTGGAGCTACGATCGCTGGAAACAGTGGTACGATAATCTTCCCGACGACGAAAAACAGGCCTTTTCCCATACGCTGCCTTCAACCAAAACCCAGCAGTATTACGAAATGATCGGGAAATACATGGAATTTAACGCCGGTTGGGATGACGTAAAGAATCCGGATCCGGACATTGCCAAACAGGATACGTCGAAAAAAAGCCTCAACTACATGGAAATGCGCGAACGCAGTAACCGCGCCTTGAAAGTGGCCACCGCCATGACAGCCGTTGTGCTGGCCAACCACGTTCTCAGTGCCGTCGACGCGGCCTGGACGGCTAAGGTTTTCAAAAAAACGGTTAAGCAAAAGGTGGAAATTGAGTACATCTATTTGAACAATCGACCGGTTTTTATGGCTCAACTAAAAACGGAGTGGTAATGAAAAAACTCGTGCTCATCCTGATCCCATTGCTCTTTTTTAGCGGACATATTCCCCGCCTTGCGGCTCAGCCCTCACAAGGAGCCCCGGACCGTTTAACTCCACCCTTGTTTTTGGTGGTGGATTCGACATTGCCGTTACAACAGGAATCGTCTATCTCGCCAAAACCCATTCCGCCGGGGCGGGCCTTTTTACAATCGCTTTTGATCCCGGGCTGGGCCGAATGGAAGTCGGGGGCCAAAAAACGGGCACGTTTTTTCTGGATTACGGAAGGACTTTTGGCCGCCACGTTTACCGGCTTTCAAATCTATGGTTACATGAAAGAACAGGATTACAGGGCTTATGGGGCGATTCATGCCGGGGCCAATTTTTCCAATAAACCGGAACGCTTCGCAACCAACATCAGTTATTACACGGATATTTTGGAATACAACGAGTACCAGCGAAGGCTCCGACGCTACGACTTAACCTATCCGCTGACGCAGGAAAATTGGTGGGAATGGGATTCCGAGGGCTCTATGCACACGTTCAATCATTTGCGCATTCAGAGTGAAACGGCCTACCGGAATGCTGTGATTACCCTTGGTGTGGTTTTGATGAACCACGTCATCAGCGGCATTGACGCCATCTGGACAACCCGGCAGTACAATAAGCGCTTGCAAGCTGTTAACCCCGGCTGGAAATTTCGGACGGTCTACAACTCCCTCCCGGCACCCTATTGGGCCGTGCAGCTCCAAAAAACATTTTGATCACTTGAGGGAAAGTATTTTGTTCGGTTCGTCTCTGTGTAACCATAAGACATAACACAGAGAACCACGGAGAAAGTAAAGAAAGAGCCACAGAGAAAAAAACTTTTGGCTTCTTCTCTGTGAAACTCTGTGTAACCCAAAAAAACCTATTTCAAAATAGCAGCCATGAAAAAATTACTCATTACCGGCGCATCCGGTTTTCTGGGAAGTGTGCTTTTCCAAAAAGCGGCCTCCCAGTGGGAAACCATAGGTCTTTACCTTTCCCATGCGGCGCCGCCTGTGACATCCGCCAAACGTGTTCAGCTCGACCTGACGTCAGAGAAGGAGGTTTCTGCCCTCTTTCAGGAATTCCAACCGGATGTAATCATACACACGGCGGCAGAAACGCGCGTGGACGTGTGCGAAGCCAATCCCGATTCCTGCAAAGCCAAAAATATTGAAGCCAGCCGGATTCTTTCGCATTTTGCACAAAACGCCCATTCCCGATTAATTACCATTTCCACAGATCTTGTTTTCGACGGAACAAAAGGCCATTACTCGGAAAGCGACCCCACGCATCCGTTGAGCCTCTACGCTCAGACCAAAGTCGCTGCCGAAAAAATAACCCTGGATACCTGTCCCGATGCCGTGGTGGCCCGTATTGCCATTATGTACGGGAAATCCCCTCTTCAACGCTACTCCTTTTCGGAATGGATGCGAAAATCCTGGGAAAAGGGACAACCCACGCCCCTGTTTTATGATCAATTCCGAACACCGATCTGGGTGGACAATCTGGCCGAGGCCCTGCTGGAGCTGGCTTCGTCCGACTTCAAGGGAATTTTGCACCTCGGCGGTGCCCAAAAAATTGACCGGTATTCCTTTGGGAAGCTGCTGGCCGGTATTTTGGGAGTTCCAGAGAATCTGCTCATTCCAAAATCCATGTTCGATTCCCATCCGTCCGCAGCTCGCCCACAGGATGTTTCCCTCAACATTTCACGGGCCCAATCCATCCTTGATACACGAATTTTAACCGTGGAAGAAGGTCTCCGATTGGCCTATTCGCAATCATAAAGGGGAATCTCTGCACGGGTGAATTTGAGTCCTGACAATTCATCGCAAAAAAGCCAGCAAAATTTTTCCGCCAAAAAATAAAACCTTCATTTTTCCCTTGCTTTTTGCATGTTTTATCTTTTAATTACGGTATCTGCCCAGGGATGATCTTACTCAACGATCTGTGATGTTCCAGCACTTCCGAAACACCGCTTTTTCGAATATAATTTAACATAAAAATTTGCGAACACGTATCCAGACAAATCATGCACCACACAAAGATCCTATTTTTGAGGTCGGCCGGCATTTTCCTTTTAATTCTGTTTGCGACTGTTTTTTCCAGTACTGCCTCTGGAAAAACGCTGCATTACCGGCTTCACCGCGTCTGGACACGCTCGTTTACTCCGCAGATTGTTGACTTAAACGGCGATGGCACAGACGAATTGGTCATCAAACACGATACTCAAATCGATGTGCAGGACTGGAAGCTCCGCTACTTCTATCACAGCTTCCAGATTGATCTGAGTGTTCCCTATGACGTTCTGGCCATTCCGGGCACACGCATGGATTCAGTGACATTTATTGTCTCGTTTTACAAGCCGGATACGGTCTTTGAAAAAATTCTTCCGCCCACCCCCCTAACTCAAGGAAAGAGCATTCCGAAAAGCCAATTGAAAAACTTCTATTATTTCGTTCGTTCTCCCAAAACGCCACCATCAGATTTTTACCAATCCTTGAACTATTCGATCTCTTACGAAACGAATCATAGAAAGACAATTTGGTTATTTAAATTCAATACAGGCTGGGATAAATGGGGCAAAAGGGGACTTTTGGCCGCAGATATCCGTTCATCCAAAATTCTATGGCACTATTTTACCGGCCCTCAGATCCGGCAGGTTACCCCGGATGATTTTAACGGTGACGGCAACAAAGAACTACTGGTTAGCACGTATGCCCCAGCAAA includes:
- a CDS encoding SDR family oxidoreductase gives rise to the protein MKKLLITGASGFLGSVLFQKAASQWETIGLYLSHAAPPVTSAKRVQLDLTSEKEVSALFQEFQPDVIIHTAAETRVDVCEANPDSCKAKNIEASRILSHFAQNAHSRLITISTDLVFDGTKGHYSESDPTHPLSLYAQTKVAAEKITLDTCPDAVVARIAIMYGKSPLQRYSFSEWMRKSWEKGQPTPLFYDQFRTPIWVDNLAEALLELASSDFKGILHLGGAQKIDRYSFGKLLAGILGVPENLLIPKSMFDSHPSAARPQDVSLNISRAQSILDTRILTVEEGLRLAYSQS